In the Candidatus Electrothrix sp. GW3-4 genome, one interval contains:
- a CDS encoding TrlF family AAA-like ATPase, which yields MSNHWESLGNRWLKFDFHTHTPASDDYGHGDASCKDITPEEWLKQAMLAGLDCVAVTDHNTGAWVDNLKKANKALAARQDKPDWFRELVIFPGAELTVAGNRSRIHLLAIFDPSCDTGKVMAVLGGCGIYKGYGDEQQTCTSKSFVEVIQKIEENNNGNGIAIAAHIDGAKGLLQDVTSLKPELKKILKKLSVAEFCDPHTFDKADPVLRKAVDRLAKVGGSDAHKPDQIGRHFSWIKMSSPAIEGLRLALSDHTFSVKNQQEDPNQLPESFLSKLTIQSMQHCGRIKGRPFTLSLHPHFNSIIGGRGAGKSTVLESIRIAARRDQELNEGAPQVKRELDRFMQLSKQNGVMRNETEILLEVHRRGKIYRLRWRFDGAETVLEEQTESGWQGIESGDLTERFPISIFSQKQINELAANPRGLLDIIDRSPEVNRAEWQARWKTVESRFLQLREQQRELVRQLETEPQLRAKLNDVINDLKLYEEKGHGEVLKQYQKRSQQKNSLFDDRIFDDLSHELRELAASAELSDFPQHLFEEHDETREEIQTVHEQSAQEVQAVSTALEQLARRVEALQERRTTKILSSDWFLAVQASITAYEHLVEEYEEKNSSVSISLYGEWVQERNRLQHRLSKLESVRNEIKNIDKQIGEALNELLALRTELLEKRQEFLNKVIGNSPLVRMELIPFGDASSLENEYRSLLNLDYGKFTGSVYDPDSKQGILYPFLRWEEAKTPAAELPSLIASVKEKTFDIAKGKSNGNHGAFDNRLKKLYDHQPATFDRLAAWWPEDLLQVKYSRDPSSGKFDHLEKGSAGQKAAAILAFLLSHGSDPLIMDQPEDDLDNALIYDLIVKQIHEHKSQRQLIIITHNPNIVVNGDAELVHVLKFENGQVQIAQQGGLGEATVRESVCTIMEGGRDAFEKRYKRITLEA from the coding sequence ATGAGCAACCATTGGGAATCCCTTGGAAACAGGTGGTTAAAGTTCGATTTTCACACCCACACGCCTGCATCTGATGATTACGGTCATGGAGATGCATCCTGCAAAGACATTACCCCTGAAGAATGGCTGAAACAGGCTATGCTTGCTGGGCTTGATTGCGTTGCAGTAACAGATCATAACACCGGTGCCTGGGTTGATAATTTAAAAAAGGCTAATAAAGCATTGGCCGCTCGGCAAGACAAACCTGATTGGTTTAGAGAGCTGGTTATTTTTCCAGGTGCTGAACTGACGGTTGCAGGGAATCGCAGCCGGATTCATCTGCTGGCTATTTTTGATCCAAGCTGTGATACCGGCAAGGTGATGGCAGTGTTAGGAGGATGCGGAATTTATAAAGGATACGGTGATGAGCAGCAGACATGTACCAGCAAAAGTTTTGTCGAGGTAATTCAAAAGATAGAAGAAAATAACAACGGGAACGGGATTGCCATTGCTGCGCACATTGATGGAGCAAAGGGACTCCTTCAAGATGTTACTTCATTAAAGCCGGAACTGAAGAAAATCCTGAAAAAGCTGTCGGTTGCTGAATTTTGCGATCCGCATACATTCGACAAGGCCGATCCTGTCTTAAGAAAGGCTGTGGACCGCCTTGCAAAAGTAGGTGGCTCCGATGCCCACAAACCTGATCAAATAGGACGACATTTCAGCTGGATCAAAATGAGTAGCCCGGCTATTGAAGGGCTGCGACTCGCCTTGTCAGATCATACCTTCTCTGTCAAAAACCAGCAGGAAGACCCAAATCAGCTACCTGAGAGCTTCCTGTCAAAATTAACCATTCAGTCCATGCAGCATTGCGGACGCATTAAGGGCCGCCCGTTCACCTTATCCCTGCACCCTCACTTTAATTCCATCATCGGTGGTAGAGGCGCAGGAAAATCGACAGTGCTTGAGTCAATCCGCATAGCAGCACGGCGTGATCAGGAATTGAATGAGGGAGCACCCCAAGTAAAGAGGGAACTTGACAGGTTCATGCAGCTTTCGAAGCAGAACGGGGTCATGCGTAATGAGACCGAAATTCTGCTTGAAGTTCATCGTCGGGGCAAAATTTATCGCCTGCGCTGGCGGTTCGATGGTGCCGAGACCGTGCTGGAAGAACAGACCGAATCCGGCTGGCAGGGAATTGAATCGGGCGACCTGACCGAACGATTTCCGATAAGCATCTTCAGCCAGAAACAAATCAACGAACTTGCGGCAAACCCGCGAGGACTCCTTGATATTATAGACCGATCTCCCGAGGTGAACCGTGCTGAATGGCAGGCTCGGTGGAAAACTGTGGAAAGTCGCTTTCTGCAACTCCGGGAGCAGCAAAGGGAGTTGGTACGGCAACTTGAAACAGAACCGCAGCTTCGCGCCAAACTCAATGATGTGATCAATGACCTGAAGTTGTATGAGGAAAAGGGGCATGGGGAAGTGCTGAAGCAATACCAGAAAAGGAGCCAGCAAAAAAACAGCCTGTTTGATGACCGCATATTTGATGATCTTTCGCACGAACTTCGTGAGCTTGCTGCATCAGCCGAGTTGTCTGATTTCCCGCAACATCTCTTTGAAGAACATGATGAGACGCGAGAGGAAATACAAACTGTTCACGAACAGAGCGCACAGGAAGTGCAAGCGGTGAGCACTGCATTAGAGCAGTTAGCTAGGCGGGTTGAGGCATTACAAGAAAGGCGAACAACGAAAATTTTATCAAGCGACTGGTTTCTCGCGGTTCAGGCGAGCATCACCGCATATGAGCATTTGGTCGAAGAATACGAAGAAAAAAACAGTTCGGTGAGTATTTCACTGTACGGCGAATGGGTTCAGGAGCGTAACCGATTACAGCACCGGTTGAGCAAGCTGGAGTCTGTGCGGAACGAGATAAAGAATATAGATAAACAAATTGGCGAGGCCTTGAACGAACTTCTTGCACTGCGAACGGAGTTACTTGAAAAACGACAGGAATTTCTTAACAAGGTCATCGGAAACAGCCCATTGGTACGCATGGAGCTAATTCCTTTCGGTGATGCGAGCAGCCTGGAAAACGAATATAGGAGTCTGCTCAATCTTGATTATGGAAAATTTACCGGCTCAGTGTACGACCCGGACAGCAAACAAGGGATTCTATACCCGTTCCTCAGATGGGAAGAGGCAAAGACACCTGCCGCCGAGCTACCTAGCCTCATTGCATCTGTTAAAGAAAAGACCTTTGATATTGCCAAAGGAAAAAGTAACGGCAATCATGGTGCTTTCGATAATCGCCTGAAAAAACTGTATGACCACCAACCCGCGACCTTTGATCGGCTTGCTGCTTGGTGGCCCGAAGACCTGCTACAGGTTAAATACTCTAGAGATCCTTCTTCCGGTAAATTTGATCATCTGGAAAAAGGGTCTGCCGGACAAAAAGCCGCAGCAATCCTGGCCTTTCTCTTAAGCCACGGCAGCGATCCTCTGATCATGGATCAGCCGGAAGATGATCTGGACAACGCATTGATTTACGACCTTATCGTCAAACAGATCCACGAACATAAATCTCAACGACAGCTCATCATTATTACCCATAATCCCAATATCGTTGTCAACGGCGATGCCGAGCTGGTCCATGTGCTGAAGTTCGAGAACGGACAGGTCCAAATTGCCCAACAGGGCGGGCTCGGAGAAGCCACTGTCCGCGAGTCCGTTTGCACGATTATGGAGGGGGGACGTGATGCCTTTGAAAAACGGTACAAACGAATCACCTTGGAGGCATAG
- a CDS encoding type II toxin-antitoxin system VapC family toxin yields the protein MSCAGEDTVIFDTDMFIWVQRGNEKAAEVMDAADARYLSIQTYMELLQGAKNKKQHKYVKDFLSSFAFEVLPLTENIGHRAAIYVEEYALSSGVCSGDALIAATAVENNMPLVSSNKKHFKAINDLKFQHFKP from the coding sequence ATGAGCTGCGCGGGGGAAGATACCGTGATATTTGATACAGATATGTTTATCTGGGTCCAACGAGGGAACGAGAAAGCCGCAGAGGTCATGGATGCAGCTGATGCAAGGTATCTTTCAATTCAGACCTACATGGAGTTACTCCAGGGAGCGAAAAACAAAAAACAACATAAGTATGTGAAAGACTTCCTCTCCTCCTTTGCTTTTGAGGTGCTTCCGCTTACAGAAAACATCGGGCACAGAGCCGCAATCTATGTTGAAGAGTATGCATTGTCATCCGGGGTATGTTCTGGCGATGCACTCATTGCCGCAACAGCAGTTGAGAATAACATGCCCCTTGTATCAAGCAATAAAAAACATTTTAAGGCGATAAATGATCTCAAATTTCAGCACTTTAAACCTTGA
- a CDS encoding AAA family ATPase — translation MKRIAEKQIITWKDSPRRKPLIIRGARQVGKTWLVDNVLAKQFEDYVKIDLEKRRDLHPLFAENLDPGAILRHLELTAGRITPGRTLVFFDEIQACPRAIMALRYFYEEMPELHVVAAGSLLEFAFGEISVPVGRVQYLYMHPMTFYEYLLALGKETVAEYTLQAPETVAESIQQAVLTELRQYFFIGGMPECVKTFRNSGSMLASFQVQSEILDSYRDDFAKYLPRIDPLCLDAVFLNAAKSVGEQLKYTRLNAGHSGQMNRRAFDLLVKAKLLHKIPSCDPSGLPLGATANPKKFKASMLDIGLMQRLCQVPAKTELLQEDLLALYRGKLAEQFVAQELLAWHSSELFYWARAARSSNAEVDFLVVRQGTIYPVEVKSGAGGSMKSLHLMLEKYPNCPQGLVLYSGCRRALPEQKLLFLPLYCAAMIGDMRWGTE, via the coding sequence TTGAAAAGAATCGCAGAAAAACAAATCATTACCTGGAAAGATTCCCCGCGCCGAAAACCTCTGATCATCCGTGGAGCACGTCAGGTCGGGAAAACCTGGCTTGTGGACAATGTCCTGGCAAAGCAGTTTGAAGACTACGTCAAGATAGATCTGGAAAAACGACGCGACCTGCACCCGCTTTTTGCTGAGAATCTTGATCCGGGAGCTATTCTGCGTCACCTGGAACTGACAGCCGGGCGCATCACTCCCGGTCGTACCCTTGTTTTTTTTGATGAAATCCAGGCATGTCCCAGAGCGATCATGGCCTTGCGCTATTTTTATGAGGAAATGCCGGAGCTTCATGTTGTTGCTGCTGGCTCTCTGCTGGAGTTCGCCTTTGGAGAGATTTCGGTTCCAGTGGGACGAGTGCAGTATCTGTACATGCACCCCATGACCTTTTACGAGTACCTCCTTGCTTTGGGCAAAGAAACAGTTGCCGAGTATACGCTCCAAGCACCGGAAACGGTTGCCGAGTCCATCCAGCAGGCTGTTTTGACGGAACTGCGGCAGTATTTTTTTATCGGAGGGATGCCAGAATGCGTCAAGACCTTTCGTAACTCCGGGTCAATGCTTGCCTCTTTTCAGGTTCAGTCAGAAATCCTTGACTCGTACCGTGATGATTTTGCCAAGTACCTACCGAGAATAGACCCCCTCTGCCTTGACGCAGTTTTTCTCAATGCGGCAAAGAGTGTGGGAGAACAGCTCAAGTATACCCGCCTCAATGCAGGTCACTCCGGCCAGATGAACCGCAGGGCATTTGACCTGTTGGTTAAGGCGAAATTACTCCATAAAATTCCCTCCTGTGACCCCAGTGGACTCCCCCTCGGTGCGACGGCCAATCCGAAAAAATTCAAGGCGTCCATGCTGGACATCGGCCTGATGCAACGGCTCTGTCAGGTACCAGCGAAGACCGAGCTGCTTCAGGAAGACCTGCTGGCTCTCTATAGGGGGAAACTCGCAGAGCAGTTTGTTGCTCAGGAGCTGCTGGCTTGGCACAGTTCGGAGCTTTTTTATTGGGCACGGGCTGCCCGCAGCAGTAATGCGGAAGTGGATTTTCTTGTTGTCCGGCAGGGAACGATCTATCCGGTGGAGGTGAAGTCGGGTGCAGGCGGGAGCATGAAAAGCCTGCACCTGATGTTGGAGAAATACCCAAACTGTCCGCAGGGGCTGGTGCTGTACAGCGGTTGCAGGCGTGCGCTGCCTGAGCAGAAGCTGTTGTTTCTACCCCTGTACTGCGCTGCTATGATTGGGGATATGCGGTGGGGTACGGAGTGA
- the rpsU gene encoding 30S ribosomal protein S21, with protein sequence MIEVEVKGDLEYAIRQLKKKLQIDGVKRELKRREYYEKPSIKKRRKSAEALRKLRKYNRMKNRY encoded by the coding sequence ATGATTGAAGTAGAAGTCAAAGGCGACTTGGAGTACGCAATCCGCCAACTGAAGAAGAAATTACAGATCGACGGCGTGAAGCGTGAATTGAAACGACGTGAATACTACGAGAAACCGAGCATTAAGAAACGTCGTAAGTCTGCCGAAGCACTGCGCAAACTTCGCAAATATAACCGAATGAAAAATCGGTACTAG
- a CDS encoding IS110 family transposase, which produces MHHEYILGIDVAKAKLDIALRRPDGKFRSKVVPNTPDGFKTLSEWLRKQGADSVHACMEATGIYHESVAEFLADTGHTVSVVNPARIKAFGAASMSRTKTDKKDARLIAQFCAEKRPSVWEPPSETLRELRALVARRDALEAMKTQENNRKHVARPAVLEGIEKHLEYLANEIEHIDSEIKRKIDDDPDLKKQRKLLDGIPGLGTKTIPVLLSFFGGVLRFDNARQAAAYAGLDPKQHQSGTSVRLKPRLSKMGHVLLRKSLYMPAMVAVTRTDWGRAFKARLSANGKAPKVIICAMMRKLVHVAFGVLRSGEPFNAALHNAA; this is translated from the coding sequence ATGCATCATGAATACATACTCGGTATTGATGTCGCGAAAGCGAAACTGGATATCGCCCTCCGTCGTCCAGACGGAAAATTCAGAAGTAAAGTTGTACCCAACACGCCGGACGGTTTTAAAACCCTGTCCGAATGGTTACGAAAACAAGGCGCGGATAGTGTCCATGCCTGCATGGAAGCTACCGGAATTTACCACGAATCCGTTGCGGAATTCCTCGCAGATACCGGTCACACTGTGAGCGTTGTTAATCCGGCGCGGATTAAAGCCTTCGGCGCCGCGTCCATGAGCCGGACGAAAACCGATAAAAAAGATGCCCGGTTGATCGCACAGTTCTGCGCGGAAAAACGTCCGTCCGTATGGGAGCCTCCCTCTGAGACGCTCCGGGAACTCCGTGCTCTCGTCGCCCGCCGCGACGCTCTTGAAGCCATGAAAACACAGGAGAACAACCGAAAGCATGTCGCCCGCCCGGCGGTTCTCGAAGGCATCGAAAAGCACCTCGAATATCTCGCGAATGAAATCGAGCATATCGATTCGGAAATAAAACGAAAAATCGACGATGATCCCGATCTGAAAAAGCAACGGAAGCTCCTCGACGGTATTCCCGGCCTCGGTACAAAAACAATACCGGTCCTGCTTTCATTTTTCGGCGGCGTACTCCGTTTCGACAATGCCCGACAGGCGGCAGCCTACGCCGGACTTGACCCGAAACAGCATCAGTCCGGCACAAGTGTCCGCCTGAAACCACGACTTTCAAAGATGGGCCATGTCCTGCTGCGTAAGTCTCTTTATATGCCCGCAATGGTCGCCGTCACCAGAACCGATTGGGGACGTGCGTTCAAAGCCAGGCTCTCCGCAAACGGAAAGGCGCCGAAAGTCATTATCTGCGCCATGATGCGTAAGCTCGTGCATGTCGCCTTCGGCGTTCTGCGGTCGGGCGAACCGTTTAATGCCGCGTTGCATAACGCAGCCTGA
- the xerD gene encoding site-specific tyrosine recombinase XerD — protein MIAALKTSLLVHHLDTFLQYLVVHRRLSRNTVDSYASDLHFFLDFLQKQDVSTPDAVTPELARAFLTACYQNNINSRSNARRLSALRAFFDYLVFQQVRLDNPVADIDSPKIAHALPDILTVAEVDQMLALPKKQTPLVLRNHAMLHLLYATGIRVSELVALPLRDCSLTSGHVRILGKGDKERMVPFNETAGVTVEEYLTTARPALLRKQISPYLFVTGRGGRMTRHRFWQILKEIVAANGIAKPVSPKTMRHSFATHLLAGGADLRSVQMMLGHTDIATTQIYTHVDKGRVKELHRRFHPRG, from the coding sequence TTGATCGCTGCTCTGAAGACTTCTCTGCTTGTTCATCATCTTGATACTTTTCTCCAGTACCTTGTTGTTCACCGCAGGCTGTCGAGAAACACCGTTGATAGCTATGCCTCTGACCTGCATTTTTTTCTCGATTTCCTTCAGAAGCAGGACGTCAGTACACCGGACGCTGTTACCCCGGAGTTGGCCCGGGCCTTCTTGACAGCATGTTATCAGAATAATATTAACTCACGCAGCAACGCCCGGCGTCTTTCAGCCCTGCGGGCCTTTTTCGATTATCTTGTTTTTCAGCAGGTCCGGTTGGATAATCCAGTTGCTGATATTGATTCGCCCAAGATTGCTCATGCCCTTCCTGATATATTGACCGTTGCTGAGGTAGATCAGATGCTGGCTCTCCCAAAAAAGCAGACACCGCTTGTCTTGCGTAACCACGCTATGCTCCATCTGCTCTATGCCACAGGTATTCGAGTTTCGGAGTTGGTGGCCTTGCCTCTTCGCGATTGCAGTCTCACAAGTGGGCATGTACGGATCCTGGGAAAAGGTGATAAGGAGCGGATGGTTCCCTTTAATGAGACGGCAGGTGTCACGGTTGAAGAATATCTCACCACTGCACGACCGGCCCTTCTGCGGAAACAAATCTCTCCTTATCTCTTTGTGACGGGGAGGGGCGGGCGGATGACTCGTCATCGGTTTTGGCAAATCCTGAAAGAAATAGTTGCTGCAAACGGTATCGCGAAACCTGTCAGTCCAAAGACAATGCGTCACTCTTTTGCCACCCATCTCCTTGCTGGTGGCGCTGATTTGCGCTCTGTGCAGATGATGCTTGGTCATACTGATATTGCAACTACGCAAATTTATACCCATGTGGACAAGGGGCGAGTCAAGGAATTGCATCGGCGTTTTCATCCACGCGGATGA
- a CDS encoding BREX system ATP-binding domain-containing protein produces the protein MKTMEELDQLKPFQARSIIEELRKGSVPAEYVPFFTVGRDNWLTFIQDDLANYIAEGGAKVRFLSGDYGDGKTHFMSVIQHLALQEGFGVSFVVLTREIPIHKFEAVYQAITQQLHGRFEGIGIRNLLRQWLDTLAEKEEPSLAQLADMAETLRNLPGMNINFANALTALAHNRFVPLEEGEEQEERDAAQEIIFHWFEGGKVTKRELKPFGIFEVVNKSNSKQLLNSLNVFLRHFGHKGLILLLDELETVIAQSASMRNAAYENVRLLIDNSEHAEYFHIFFSIIPDVLLSEKGFKSYDALWSRVRSIGQKKKLNYRGVLIDLHRTPLTTKELIKLGRCLRRIHEISYRWEAEDSVPDKLLEDVCTNQEKMGLLSEVRLFIKQLISILDMAEQGETPTEDLDLAQHVVSSQQEMDQEKVEQLQPSWDK, from the coding sequence ATGAAGACCATGGAAGAGCTTGATCAGTTAAAACCCTTCCAGGCCCGCTCTATTATCGAGGAGTTACGCAAGGGCAGTGTTCCGGCTGAGTATGTGCCCTTTTTCACGGTGGGGCGGGATAATTGGCTCACCTTTATCCAGGATGATTTAGCCAATTACATTGCTGAGGGCGGGGCCAAGGTACGCTTTCTCAGCGGCGATTATGGCGACGGCAAGACCCATTTCATGTCAGTCATTCAGCACCTTGCCTTGCAAGAAGGTTTTGGAGTCTCCTTTGTGGTCCTGACCCGGGAAATACCGATTCATAAGTTTGAGGCGGTCTATCAGGCCATTACCCAACAGCTTCATGGTCGTTTTGAGGGCATCGGTATCCGCAATCTCTTACGGCAATGGTTGGACACTCTGGCTGAAAAAGAAGAACCCTCCCTTGCCCAACTGGCTGATATGGCTGAGACCCTGCGCAACCTGCCGGGCATGAACATCAACTTTGCCAACGCCCTCACCGCCCTGGCCCATAATCGCTTTGTACCCTTAGAAGAGGGAGAGGAGCAGGAAGAGCGGGACGCTGCTCAGGAAATCATCTTCCACTGGTTTGAAGGCGGCAAGGTGACCAAGCGGGAGTTGAAACCCTTTGGTATCTTCGAGGTGGTCAACAAGTCCAACAGCAAGCAGCTGCTCAATTCCCTGAACGTTTTTCTGCGCCATTTTGGACACAAGGGCTTGATCCTGTTGCTTGATGAACTGGAAACCGTCATTGCCCAGTCTGCTTCCATGCGCAACGCAGCCTATGAAAATGTGCGCCTGCTCATCGACAACTCCGAACATGCGGAATATTTTCATATCTTTTTCTCCATTATCCCTGATGTGCTGCTCTCGGAAAAGGGCTTTAAATCCTATGATGCCCTGTGGAGTCGGGTACGCAGTATTGGCCAGAAGAAAAAACTCAATTACCGGGGCGTGCTGATTGATCTGCATCGCACCCCCTTGACGACCAAAGAACTGATAAAACTGGGCCGCTGTTTACGCCGGATTCACGAGATATCCTACCGCTGGGAAGCTGAAGATTCAGTGCCGGACAAGCTGCTGGAGGATGTGTGCACGAATCAGGAAAAAATGGGCTTGCTCAGCGAGGTGCGCCTGTTCATCAAACAGCTCATTAGTATTCTTGATATGGCGGAACAGGGCGAAACGCCGACCGAGGACCTTGATCTTGCGCAGCACGTCGTGTCCAGCCAGCAGGAAATGGATCAGGAAAAGGTGGAACAACTTCAGCCGAGCTGGGATAAGTAA
- a CDS encoding ATP-binding protein, translated as MFETTDELLQHIQLGEDSSLELKNLTYKGDRVASPHRNSMADELAAMANSGNGVFVLGVDDTSRSIIGIPKEKLDLVETWIREICNDLITPQLFCRIRKIPVVTESDVHPVILRIDVPKSLYVHQSPNGYFHRIGSSKRQMAPDVLARLFQQRSQARIIRFDEQAVMTALPNSLEKTLWQKFKTPLSPNDDDEFLLKLKLLTQDEDGKVCPSVSGVLMATQQPEQFITNAFIQAVCYRGKERNAAYQTDARDICGPLDIQISEAVNFVAKNMKNAALKDFGRQDIPQYSMQAILEAMVNAVAHRDYSVQGSKIRLHMFSERIELFSPGAIPNTMTIDTLPLRQAARNELLTSLLARCPLPFEDFPSERKYLMDKRGEGVPIILSASEELSGRRPEYQLLDDAELMLTIFAATPSHEEIF; from the coding sequence ATGTTTGAAACCACGGATGAACTGCTGCAACACATTCAACTCGGTGAAGACTCTTCGCTTGAATTGAAAAATCTTACGTATAAGGGTGATCGTGTAGCCAGTCCGCACAGAAATAGTATGGCAGACGAGCTGGCGGCCATGGCCAATTCCGGTAACGGCGTTTTTGTCTTGGGCGTTGACGATACATCCCGATCAATCATCGGTATTCCGAAAGAAAAACTCGATCTTGTTGAAACCTGGATCCGAGAGATCTGCAACGACCTCATTACCCCACAATTATTCTGCCGAATTCGAAAAATCCCGGTGGTAACTGAAAGCGACGTACATCCCGTTATTCTGCGAATTGATGTCCCGAAGAGTCTCTATGTTCATCAAAGTCCAAACGGATATTTCCATCGAATCGGCAGCTCAAAACGACAGATGGCACCGGATGTCTTAGCCAGACTTTTTCAGCAGAGGAGTCAGGCCAGAATAATCAGATTTGATGAACAGGCCGTTATGACGGCTCTCCCGAATAGCCTAGAAAAGACGCTCTGGCAAAAATTCAAAACTCCTTTATCTCCGAATGACGATGATGAATTTCTGCTGAAGCTCAAATTGCTCACCCAAGACGAGGACGGTAAGGTCTGCCCTAGCGTCAGCGGAGTACTCATGGCAACTCAACAGCCGGAACAATTTATCACCAACGCCTTTATTCAGGCTGTCTGCTACAGAGGAAAAGAGCGTAATGCAGCCTATCAAACGGACGCAAGAGATATCTGCGGGCCGCTGGATATACAGATCTCCGAGGCAGTTAACTTTGTTGCAAAAAATATGAAAAATGCTGCCCTCAAAGATTTCGGACGACAGGATATTCCTCAATATTCAATGCAGGCTATCCTTGAAGCCATGGTGAACGCTGTTGCGCACAGGGATTATTCCGTCCAGGGATCAAAAATCCGGCTGCATATGTTTTCAGAGCGAATTGAGCTGTTCTCTCCTGGAGCGATTCCCAACACCATGACGATTGATACGCTCCCGTTGCGTCAGGCAGCCCGGAATGAACTGCTGACCAGTCTGCTTGCCCGTTGCCCCCTGCCTTTTGAGGATTTCCCTTCCGAACGAAAATACCTCATGGATAAACGGGGAGAAGGCGTTCCCATTATTCTCTCGGCAAGCGAAGAGTTGTCCGGTCGACGACCAGAATATCAGCTTCTGGACGATGCAGAGCTTATGCTAACCATCTTTGCAGCTACCCCGTCTCATGAGGAAATTTTTTAA
- a CDS encoding BREX system ATP-binding domain-containing protein, which translates to MSKDMPAFIQLLEKADNFTLRRAVERLREGLFDPFGVSLLTARENQLNSVFDQGAQDLAKNKSTHLCVCGSYGQGKSHSLTYLRQRALQQGFVVSSINLDPREVPMHDFGQVYRALVQQISFPDSDDSLVKVWEQWSKGGDTKQLKGKKANPLSVIPECIPHVFKAVLTALANDNMQLSRRQKGLKKHAAFRPREFPWILTNALNGNSPPVVRLRQALKYREVSFYKEQSLVCRGWEPYFALVRGLGLMFQQMGYKGWVLLFDEAEAIAQTRINVRRKSYAILQRFFCPEEPLHGLYPVFAFTDDFFATVKGEDYERSDTRGEAEQPYFAENYAKAWRRLNIHDLHDLSSREWQTLAEKLIHVHAKAYNWQPKPGELQEQLTATLKETGAQEARLKIKALVNQLDFVQQGVVLG; encoded by the coding sequence ATGAGTAAGGATATGCCAGCCTTTATTCAGCTCCTGGAAAAGGCAGATAATTTCACCTTGCGACGGGCCGTGGAACGGCTGCGGGAGGGCCTGTTTGACCCTTTCGGGGTGAGCCTGCTCACTGCCCGTGAAAACCAATTGAACTCGGTGTTTGATCAGGGTGCGCAGGATTTAGCCAAAAACAAGAGCACCCACCTCTGCGTGTGCGGCTCCTATGGTCAGGGAAAATCCCACAGCCTGACCTATCTTCGCCAACGGGCCCTGCAACAGGGTTTTGTGGTCAGCTCGATCAATCTTGATCCCAGGGAAGTACCCATGCACGACTTTGGTCAGGTCTACCGTGCCCTGGTGCAACAGATTTCCTTTCCCGACAGCGATGACTCGCTGGTGAAAGTCTGGGAGCAATGGAGCAAAGGGGGGGATACAAAACAGCTCAAAGGCAAAAAGGCTAATCCCCTTTCGGTCATTCCCGAATGTATACCTCATGTCTTCAAAGCCGTGCTCACTGCCCTGGCGAACGATAATATGCAGCTTTCCAGGCGGCAAAAAGGCTTGAAAAAGCATGCTGCTTTCCGGCCCCGTGAATTTCCCTGGATTCTGACTAATGCCCTGAACGGGAACTCACCGCCTGTGGTTCGGCTCAGGCAGGCCCTGAAATATCGGGAGGTTTCCTTTTACAAGGAGCAATCCTTGGTGTGCAGGGGCTGGGAGCCGTATTTTGCTCTGGTCAGAGGACTGGGACTCATGTTTCAGCAGATGGGTTATAAGGGTTGGGTGCTGCTGTTTGACGAGGCAGAAGCTATTGCCCAGACCCGGATCAATGTACGTCGCAAAAGCTACGCAATTTTACAACGCTTTTTTTGCCCGGAGGAGCCGTTACACGGCCTGTATCCGGTGTTCGCCTTTACCGATGATTTTTTCGCCACGGTCAAGGGCGAGGATTACGAGCGGTCGGATACTCGCGGTGAGGCGGAGCAGCCCTATTTTGCGGAAAATTATGCCAAGGCCTGGCGTCGCCTGAACATCCATGATTTGCATGACCTGTCCAGCCGGGAGTGGCAAACTCTGGCTGAAAAGTTGATCCATGTACACGCCAAAGCTTATAACTGGCAACCGAAGCCGGGGGAATTACAGGAGCAGTTGACTGCTACGCTCAAGGAAACAGGTGCGCAGGAGGCGCGCTTGAAAATAAAGGCGTTGGTTAATCAGTTGGATTTTGTTCAGCAGGGGGTTGTTTTGGGATGA